The sequence tcctcatgaatttcctccttttgtaggtgaagcaaaatctgatctaaatatgcatgaattcgtgatgtagatctatcaaagttttgcttactgagtcttaaagcttctgtggtggagtctaaattcatgggagtacaaaattcttcatgttcaaattgtggtgaatggtacatgtgtgcatggtcattagggtttacaaaatattgatcgcaaccctaaaaggattgattatggtcccaatgactaccattctcacaatttatgggcatttcataccttggattttctctcgattgcctaaaattatgcaaaatatgacaattctcaacagggtggtctaaactaccacatgcgggacatgcatagatttcaggttgcctaagaaaattagatgtgacagattcctcatgtgattgcatttctaaagctgcgattcgagcttctaattgatcgattagtgatgattgtgtgagtgaggcactagcaaaatgttcattttcacgttgtgatgaatgatgcatgtgtgaatagttattagggttcatgtattgaggctcgggactttgaaaatgtccataataattcctataactattgacatcatggtctatgggaggttcataacgtggagtatgtccatacgcaagttctctaagggatttgttgtattccccaactgtagaccaagatccagacatgatttggctcaaaagctaagtaactatgttacaaagcccaaaatttggtttttaatgggttaggatttttgggaaaaatttggtttttatgggtaacatttggttttgtcgggtttgaaaaagaaatttggtttttaatgggttttaaaaaatttggacctaatgggaaaagaaaacactttggtttattgggttttaaaaactttggttttagactttgaagaaaaagcccatttgggagcttttggttttgatgggagcaaatttggttttaaagaggtagaaaaatttggtttttaatgttgggagcaagcccacattagtgggagaaattgctttgccaagggaaggtgaactaagcccacaatgtgtatgcaaactgaagcccaatgtagcttttgaaacagcccaactgttgcttgtttggtctgaggcccagttgggcttttaaaagttcagtttttctaatttaaaactacaggcccaaatcaatctaacaccacaagcccacaagcaattaaacaaacaagcccacaagtaattaagattacaagcccaaagaaaatataagcccaaatgttgggtttaatattacaagcccacaagaaaaatggaagcccacaggttgggttctcttaatgggtttaggcttacttgcttaagcacagcccagctgctcagtttggttgcaaaagcccagttgggctttggatcatcctaagcttttgttgaagcccagttgggcttggcttatgaatggcagcagcaccacttcaggtctagcagcaggagcagatcagcagcagcagcaacagcacaacagcaggctttgggtcAGGTCACACAACAACaagtgcagaaggcagcagcaggaaGCAACAGGGAAACTaatagcctcagttccaccagttcaccagcaacagcagaggaagcacaagcaggagcaccacaacagCTACAACAgtagtcttggcagcagcagaggctggcagcagcaacaggaaagaggaagaaagtagcagcaagtggcaggcccagctgcaactcaatcagcagcaacagcaagggctcagccaagcaaaacagagtcacaacagcacagcaacaggagcacctggaaagctcaacagaagctgtcAAGAACAACAAGAACAGCAAGCGAAAATGATGCAAAAGcgaaaaattatgcaaagatgaaaatgcaagttatgatgcactaaatgcttatactaagatgcaaagacttcattacacgacaccaagtccccggcaacggcgccaaaaacttggtaggcttctaaaaagacctacaaactaataccgcaagtgcacggtgtcgattgaagctaatgtgcaaatacgggtcgatccacagagacttggggtgttatgaagttttcctagctatctCTAACTGCTAACAGAGCATgaatggactgaaatgagagctgtGAGAAGTGAACAAAATCAGAACTAACAGTTATAACAAAagtgaaaatatgaaaattaaaatttgaaaacaggacatgaaagaaaattaacaagaacaggacatggaagatgtgaatgtggatgggaatgaagtgtatggagatggatgagaattctctttcacctatctagttagcctaggataaatccttgtcatgtggctagttaactacctaaagtccttggattaacccctagcattgcctatctgattaaagcataaacaatcacaggtcatttaggtttctaggtctctaactaatatggctggttaatcccttagaactaccactgacccctagcattagtggtcttcttacagcaccactaatcacaagtcagttgagcttttaggaatctaactagcctaagctattttgagttcaacaaaaactaacctaatggctaaccatcatggtttaagggtcttctcaccctagtgtggATTCAGAACAAgtttaacataataaatatttgaaattgaaattaactgaattatgaaattgaaattgaaacaacatgaaattaacccaattagggggtttctcggatgacccaagaacaagttttgcattctctacagcttcccttttatagcttacaacaaaatccctaatttcacaaaaccctaaatttgcaaaccctaacttttggggaaaatcaaattcgacatacccatgtgtgaattctgctcgacccatgccctgttgatgttctactgctcctcctctagctcttgttgcgctgttggcctagccctagacttctgtgaaccctagcttctctcactgtcgagtttgtagcatcaggactcgatgctacagacgagaaaggaagagacaagggtggtgatggaatactgagtttgtcgggggaaggtggtagtggtggtgttcgagatgAAGGTGGAAGAAGTTGCAGGTCTGTTGGGGGATGGTTGTTGCagagaatttggggagaagagagctcgatggataatgagattagggtctgtttgtttggggtgtaggtgttcggttgctagggtgtgaagcggggatagcgaactttgatgaacatcgagtaaagaacgttggatgatcccatatagattgaatcgaacggctacgatggagaggtatgtagcgaccgttggattatgagatacaacaaaattgacggcttcagatggagttaggtactatggtgtttgacaggagcttcggattttgatgcacaatgatgaggagaccgttggatgacaagatggatccaatctgacggctctcatggaaatgagtatggataatggaaatggatttgggtaagggttttgggccttgggtatgccaagcccatatcttctttaagaacaattcttcctcttcaagcccacttctagttgatccggctcttgcaaacatcattcttcgcttcctcctagcgagagtctttgccgttcctttgctcttttcggtccgtgagataaccaggctttatttagtacctaaaaatgcaaaattaattaagaaaaatatttattcttgaaaacaatgaaaatacagaatatgggataaaatgtagaattaatgcacaaaagatgagttaaatgccaagaaaaatatatagaaatatgcactttttagcactcatcatcaaTCCATTTTGAAATGGAAGGACAATGCCACCTAGATTCATGTATTAAGGCATACCTGTCAACCATGTTGAAAGCATTACTAAAATAAACCAACACCATGGACATGTTGTTGAAAGAACCTTTGAGTTCAAGTATTCTGTTAGCAGCATGTACAATACTCTCCCATCCACAAGGAACTCCAACACCAACTTAGAAATCACCCAAATATGAAGCCATGTCTTTGCAAACACCTGCCGCCACACTTGGTATTCCCAATGTTATTAATATATGGACAGCTTTGACAATTTTGAATCCATCCCTATATTGACAATTTTGTGAAGTCCCAaggttattaatatatagagtttttACTGTACTTAGAATTCTATGCTATTGAGTACTCGATACCCACGGGTATCAAATGACTATTACCCCTTTGGATCCATTTCGGATCTAATCGGATAATACCCATCAGCTATTGAGTTGCTAATGGGTCTAATTTTGGTACaaccattttttggggaccatggtttttttggggggaccatggtcttattaggctaCCCACCCTACaatgataagggatgtcctaataATAATCCTACTTAACAAGTTTACTAATTTTCCCTTAACCTAATTAACACTAACCCTAATACTAACCTAATTAACCctagaataaataaaaaaaaaaaaaaacgtaaactAGTTTCATCATCCAAAATCGTCTCCTCTTCctctcttattcttctttttcattgCAAACTCGTTTCCATCATCGATTCATCgttgattcataaaattttcaccgtcgattaatcaatcgagtATAACAATGGGCCGTCGAAAGCAAACCGGTAGAAGACCAGGAACAGGTCCATCATTAGGTCGTTTAGCTAATCAACCAAACGATTTTGAGGAAGAAGCTGAACCGGTAGAAGAGCAACAACTAATTCGTCGTACTAGCCGCAAGAACAACGCTGAATCTTCCATGGGACCGATTCGAGAGCAACAACTAATTCGTCGTAATAGCCGCAAGAAGGGAAAGATTTCTCGTAGTGGTCGTGGTAAATGAGTGATTGGAGTTATTTGGTTTCTGATTATGGTGAAAAATACTTATGTTTACTTTTTAACGACGGATTTAGTTTCCTTATgttcttatgtttggaagacttatGTTACAGTCATGGTTACATTAAAAGTTTGAAATTTTTAGTTTTTGGTATAGTCATGGTTACCTTAAAAGTTTGcaatttttagttttttgattTCCAGACTATGAGTTCGGTTTCATAGCAATTTTAGGGTGTAACCGAACTCACAGTTCGGTGAAATGTCAAAAAATGGCAGGTAACCGAACAGCTCAGTTCGATTTTCTGCAGAAAAATGACAGGTAACAGAACTCTAGTGTTCCAAAAACATGACATTGTTCGATTACCTGCAGAAATTaaccaggtaaccgaactcaagccttgaacttctgattttttttaaagGTTCAATTCGGTTACCTCCACAATATTACAAGTAATCGAACTCAAGCATTTAACTTCTAAATTTTAAAAGGTGCAGTTCGGTTCGATCgcaaagaaattaaaaaattccattgtaaccgaactgtagggtttaaaaaaattagAAAGAAATTTTCCAAGTAACCGAACCTTGCTGTTATTCCCTGTATTTTGAGTTGTGTAATAACCGAACTATGACCTtagagttcggtttgatcgcaaagaaatagaaaaattccaatgtaaccgaactgtagggttTGAAAAAATTAGAAAGAAATTTTCCAAGTAACCGAACCTTGCTGTTATTCCCTGTATTTTGAGTTGTGTAATAACCGAACTATGACCTTAGAGATCGGTTCGATCGCAaagaaattgaaaaattccaatgtaaccgaactgtagggtttaaaaaaattagAAAGAAATTTTCCAAGTAACCGAACCTTGCTGTTATTCCCTGTATTTTGAGTTGTGTAATAACCGAACTATGACCTTAGAGTTCGGTTCCATCGCAaagaaattgaaaaattccaatgtaaccgaactgtagggtttaaaaaaattagAAAGAAATTTTCCAAGTAACCGATCCTTGCTGTTATTCCCTGTATTTTGAGTTGAGTGATAACCGAACTATGACCTTAGAGTTCGGTTCGATCGCAaagaaattgaaaaattccaatgtaaccgaactgtagggtttaaaaaaattagAAAGAAATTTTCCAAGTAACCGATCCTTGCTGTTATTCCCTGTATTTTGAGTTGTGTAATAACCGAACTATGACCTTAGAGTTCGGTTCGATCACAaagaaattgaaaaattccaatgtaaccgaactaaaatgttgaacaaaaatgaaaagaggctaaaacatccaggagaaggTTCGGTGAAATGTCAAATAATGGCAGGTAAGCGAACATCTCAGTTCGGTTTTCTGCAGAAAAatggcaggtaaccgaactttaaaGTTCCAAAAACATGACATTGTTCGATTACCTGCAGAAatttaccaggtaaccgaactcaaCCCTTGAACTTTTTTAAAGGTTCAGTTCGATTACCTGCACAATTTTAGAAGTAAACGAACTATATATTTTGAAGTTTGAATGACACGGATTTCAAGTAACGGCTATTTTTATAGCCGTTACACACCTCAGTGGTATAAATACGTGTCTCATAGTTAGCATTTTTTCTCAAAATCTTCTGAATATGGCTGATAATACGGCTAAATTTAGTCTACGTGAAGATCTTTCTCTTTGTAGAAACTACAAActatactatccaaagaggggtgaagaacgaagaatgaatggtattatgagtcaaaCTTATTGGGGGAAAATTCATGAGGAATTTTTCTCCGACACAGGAAACCCTCGTAACCGTGATCATATAGCTTTGTTACTCCGATTTGATAAGATTAAAGAGAGAGTTTTGGAATTTATGGCTTTGTTTCGGATTGTAAGGCGGTATCGACTTAGGGGTGAAACATACGAGGACATTCTTTTAACAGCAAAaaatgaatggcgaagatggaagagaaaggatttcaagtatgaagatcatttccgcatccttgTGCATTTTCATAACGCGTTTCGGATATTAAATGTTATGTAATTTTAGCTCTAGAAATTTCTTGCacatttgtttgttattttggtGTTGTTACTTTAATCAATTGAAGCATACATAAGACCAAATGCCAAAAAACACAATCTTTCATTCAAATGATATTCAAAAGCATACATATATTCTAGCCAAGGGAAACTGAATGTCCGTGTATGATTTTGTCCGATTCCTCCAaagctttccacatctccatgttatattgatacataatgcaccaacccaacattgTGTCGGGGTTAAATCCCGACCAATAAGAGCACCCGCATATCGGTGGCAATGGACAATTGTCTTTTAACCGGAGGCCTATAAAATGGTTGTTGTTAAACAACGCAATCACCACTCTCCTATGTCTAAGTTTCTCGacacatatggttgttttgggagtgtatgtgaaactaccacctcttgaaaaataatgCACTACGAAATTGAAAGCCTCGGCGATTAAGTGCCCACATATCGACATTGACATCCAATGATCCCTTGTGGTTGGATCGGCCCCGTGGAGACGAATGTGAAACCTAACAAGTTGCACCTCTAAACTAGCATCGCCATCGGACAACATTGTCTTGTAGAATTCCGGTTTCTGCTTTAGTGTCATCAACAACCTTTGACGAACATAAGTGATTTGATTATCATTATATAGCTTGGCACCTTGAGTGAAAGGCCCTATTTGTTGTACGACTACATGGAAACCGCAATTACCATCCGGAGTGACGTCATGGGTGGATATGACGTAATCTCTAATGTAAGGAGGTAGGTCTTCCAAGTACCTTTTATCATCAAGAGGTGCTGTATCAACTGGAGCCTTTAGATTCACGCCTCGTTGACTTGGTTGCCTCGGTTCCGACGGAGTAGGTTGAGAGACTAACATCGGTCCTTTTTTATTCACATCTCGTTCACTTGACTtgcctttttcaataattttccttCCCCTTTTCTTCGAATCTTTTGGTACTTGGTAGGCTGGGGACTGTGTATAAAAATGAGAGCAAGATGGGAATGTATGAGAAGCCTACAgtgataaccgcaagtgcacggtgtcgattgtggTGTTATGAAAatacgggtcattccacagggacttgggtatATGTTTGAAGATTTCCTAAGCTAAAACAGTGGCAGTTGAGAACTTTGAGCCGTGTTGAGACACAACTCAGCTGAGGACAGTGAGATGTCAAAATGTGTAAGAGTGAAAAATGGTTGTAACTGAACTAGTGAAGGAAGTGAACTAAGGTTGTTGAATCCACAACCTAGATGCTTAGAAATCCCTGTTTTGATACCCTAGTTCTCTTCTTCAATCAAGGAGTATAGAGGTTCCAGCCTCAACTACCTTGAAGGTGTGATAAATCACCAAAATGTCATGAATTAACCTTAAGTTAATAGTCTGTCAAATCCAAGAATTGGCTGTCTGATTAAGGCACAACCAAGGAAAGATTGAACTAAAAATTCCAATTCCTAGCATTACCCATCTGTTTAAAGTATGGGCAATCACAAATTGAGCTAAAATCATTTTACTAAGCTTGAATATACATCAAAGTGTTaacctaactacctaggatgcatgACATACTAGGTGAGAGTAAATCAATGCGTATTCAGGGGTTAAAGCATGCTTTTACTTCTAAGTTCATGGAGCAATAGTGAATCAAACAGGGGATTCTTATCaactaggttttcatctaaatcttaacacaatgaattagaacataatgcaactactactgaatttaaacataaacttgaaataaactgaactgaaattgaaatttgaacaTAAACAGGACATTGAAAATAACATTGAACTTGGAACAAAACAGGACAattgaggtcctggctagtccagacctctagagagtgaagctggctaatccaGACATGGTTATAACACACTAACccatcccctatttatacccaatgtcacaaattagggttcttacaacaaatccccaaaacagtgaaaattagggtttctgtaaattaatcaaaataactCACCCTCTGACCgaaatagcttcaacccatatTTGTACTTATCCTCCTCTGCTACTCCATGTCGCTCCATGTAAACCCTACCCGAGATTTCTCATCAACTCCATACGTAGGGTTCAGAGGTATGAGTTTGATGAGAACTTTAGGCTAGGGGGAAAGGATGCACTGGGTGGGGGTTCTGGTGATGTCGGGGCATGATGGAgatggagctcgaggtctggtggtgtcggggcatggtggtgaaggagttgcaggtgatgggaGAGAGGAaatttggggaagagaagaagaggtcgatagtttggggagaagggagtgtttggtggGGGTATAGGGTATtcggtgtttgggtgttgagcgggtacAACACATTTTTATGATTCGCGAAGATCAGCCGTAGGATGATAAGATGATGAGGTGAATCGGAGGGTAAGATGAGGAAGGACTCGACCGACCGTTGGATGAAGGTATACGTCGAAAATGACGGTtgaagatggagttaggtgctatagtgtgaAGCAGGAACTTCAAGTTTGATGTCCAGGCGATGCTgtgaccattggattcagatgtgatccaatctggccgctgacgaaggagacgggtatggatattggaaatggatttgtgtatgggttttgggccttgggtatgccaaacccatatcttctttaagaataattcttccttgttaagcccatttctagccttttggtcttgtgcacaacattcctcgcggcttccttgcgtaattcctccggggttttcactacttttctgctcttttcgctccgcaattcatccaaactttatttattacctaaaaatgcaaaattaattaataaaaatatttattcttgaaaacaatgaaaatacagaatatgggataaaatgtagaattagcgcacaaaagatgagttaaatgccaagaaaaagatatagaaatatgcactttttagcactcatcaaatacccccaaacctgaattttacttgtcctcaagtaaaacaaaactaaggaaatcctaactataccgttgtcgctggtctctcgaatgcatttagcgtatgcactaaccttttaaaccactaagtgtccctagtggacgagttgaagtctcgtgagggtttaccagaggtgtacccacaaaaccttaggacaaaatataagctcagattccatgaaatgtgacatgtgcatgacagttgaagctcacagcaaaatggatatgtcaGTCTAGCTACTAAGGCagaatcctagcactgataacaactaaagacatgtgataagagtgtaaagtgtatctacacatgttaagAATTATCAGAAGTTATGACTTCCAATcgctaagagatagtttttaggctaagaaccgaattcaaagccaagctagctgtccggctttacgagaattttgaatgttcacccaagagttggtgatgtttcagtttactcgcgttatacatcgatggctgcaccctccttgcttattacatgACTATATACAAcacaaagatgactctttacatgactcttatttacattgactactctcttttatttttggacaagagaGAAACTTTGCCTTttacatgacaaaacatggaatgaaTATAActtaatatttttgtatttttctgattttttttctgatttttttttgtttttttgagacTGTGTGAACGACAATTTACATCACACTAACAATTTTGATTTTATGAACATAAATTAAaatttacatgacactttgcaagaggtagcccttttcgatgtacccggtcaaattcaatggttgcttttcttaacgtaacctccaacttctatcccagccaaccaaagaacaagctagtcaagtct comes from Papaver somniferum cultivar HN1 chromosome 7, ASM357369v1, whole genome shotgun sequence and encodes:
- the LOC113293942 gene encoding uncharacterized protein LOC113293942, yielding MLVSQPTPSEPRQPSQRGVNLKAPVDTAPLDDKRYLEDLPPYIRDYVISTHDVTPDGNCGFHVVVQQIGPFTQGAKLYNDNQITYVRQRLLMTLKQKPEFYKTMLSDGDASLEVQLVRFHIRLHGADPTTRDHWMSMSICGHLIAEAFNFVVHYFSRGGSFTYTPKTTICVEKLRHRRVVIALFNNNHFIGLRLKDNCPLPPICGCSYWSGFNPDTMLGWCIMYQYNMEMWKALEESDKIIHGHSVSLG